From a region of the Clupea harengus chromosome 9, Ch_v2.0.2, whole genome shotgun sequence genome:
- the LOC122133167 gene encoding dynein heavy chain domain-containing protein 1-like — protein sequence MVGPAGSGKTTCYQALAGALRKLAARILEVVEDTSNEGETTDTDLQDSTSISWYSVYTVVLFPNALLHEEIFGACTEQQCTWRDGAFTKVLRDSERHDLSANPFSKLGKRRTLIRKMKWLVLDGDPLATPGWLDRLSTLGKSQPFLSLSSGEKVWPSREEMRVLAEVTDISGASPSAVTQCCLVYFSGKDLWKSVWKAEMDFLYREHTLDHSTMQMWKSMAADLFARTLTFIKLNALTSVMLTDNNAAKNSSYGASDGLQEVMSFIRILNALLDQCRKGYGLKCPPKETQDSLIASISTEVCARNMFVVAYIWGFGGHLHPR from the exons ATGGTTGGTCCAGCTGGCAGTGGTAAAACCACGTGTTATCAAGCTTTAGCAGGTGCACTCCGCAAACTAGCAGCTAGGATATTGGAAGTTGTTGAGGATACTTCCAATGAAGGAGAAACCACTGACACAGACCTTCAGGACTCAACCTCCATTAGTTGGTACTCTGTTTATACAGTGGTCTTATTCCCCAATGCACTTCTTCATGAGGAAATCTTTGGTGCCTGCACTGAACAACAGTGCACATGGCGGGATGGGGCTTTCACAAAAGTGCTTAGAGACTCAGAGCGGCATGACCTGTCAGCCAACCCTTTCTCCAAACTGGGAAAAAGAAGAACGCTCATCCGTAAGATGAAATGGTTAGTTCTGGATGGTGACCCACTGGCTACACCTGGTTGGTTGGACAGGTTAAGCACACTTGGAAAATCGCaaccctttctttctttatcatcTGGAGAGAAAGTGTGGCCTTCAAGAGAAGAAATGAGGGTATTAGCTGAAGTTACTGACATTAGCGGTGCATCCCCATCTGCAGTGACACAGTGCTGTTTAGTGTACTTCTCTGGGAAAGACTTGTGGAAGTCTGTGTGGAAGGCTGAGATGGATTTTCTCTACAGGGAGCATACACTGGACCACAGCACCATGCAAATGTGGAAGAGCATGGCAGCAGACCTGTTTGCTAGGACGCTCACATTCATCAAGTTAAACGCCCTTACATCAGTGATGTTGACTGATAACAATGCAGCCAAAAATTCCAGCTATGGTGCTTCAGACGGATTGCAGGAAGTTATGTCTTTCATCAGAATCCTCAATGCTCTGTTGGACCAGTGCCGGAAGGGATATGGGTTGAAGTGTCCACCAAAAGAAACACAAG ATTCACTGATTGCTTCCATTTCCACTGAGGTTTGTGCCAGAAACATGTTTGTGGTGGCCTACATCTGGGGCTTTGGTGGGCATCTACATCCTAGGTGA